In the Pungitius pungitius chromosome 5, fPunPun2.1, whole genome shotgun sequence genome, one interval contains:
- the LOC134129056 gene encoding interleukin-25-like translates to MEQLQLLRFLLLCLLAHQQIEAMPLGGQCVDESLCTYSLQDYYSQLVNLPSRINERSIAPWSYVENIDLNRVPQVLHEASCHSCRGLNNEFGLESVPVTLRMPVLKKSSHCFPTTTYSLEFELVTIACMCAVSRYS, encoded by the exons ATGGAACAGCTCCAG CTGCTGCGGTTCTTGCTGCTGTGCCTGCTGGCCCATCAGCAGATTGAGGCCATGCCCCTGGGCGGCCAGTGTGTGGACGAATCCTTATGCACGTACAGCCTGCAGGACTACTACAGCCAGCTGGTCAACCTGCCCAGCCGCATCAACGAGCGCAGCATCGCCCCCTGGAGCTACGT GGAGAACATTGACTTGAATCGGGTGCCTCAGGTCCTCCATGAGGCCAGCTGCCACTCCTGCAGGGGACTCAACAACGAATTTGGTCTGGAAAGCGTCCCGGTGACCCTGAGGATGCCCGTGCTCAAGAAGAGCTCCCACTGCTTCCCAACCACCACCTACTCTCTGGAGTTTGAGCTCGTCACCATAGCGTGCATGTGCGCCGTCTCCAGGTACAGCTGA